In the genome of Actinomycetota bacterium, the window CGGGCAAGTACCTGAGCATCACGAGTTTCCGCCGCGACGGCTCGGGTGTCGCGACCCCTGTGTGGTTCGCCACGGAGAGTGACCGGCTCTTCGTCATGACGGCGCTCGGATCCGGCAAGGTCAGGCGGATCCGCCGGAACCCGTTCGTGAGCATTGCCGCGTGCTCGGCCCGCGGTCGGCTCCGTGGTGAGCCGATGACGGCCCGGGCCGAGATCCTGCCGTCGACCGAGGAGGAGCACGTCAAGCGACTCATCGCGCGCAAGTACCGGTTCGACCTGCTCTTCATCAGGCCGATCCGCGCGCTCCAGGGCCTGTTCCATCCGGAACGTCGACACGAGGCGGCCGCCGTCCTTGCGATCACCCCAGTCTCGTCCTGACGACGCTCGGCGATGCCAAGCGCGCGATCACCGAGGTGCGCGACCTCGCCCGCGGGATCCACCCGGCCGTGCTCACCGACCGGGGGGTCGGCGCCGCATGTCGGCGCTCGCGGTGCGTTCCCCGGGTGCCGGCGGACGTCCACGTCGACGAACGTCCACCGGGCCTCGGTCGAGGCGGCTGCCTACTTCGTCGTCGGTGAGGCGCTCGCCAACTTCGCCAAGCATGCGAAGGCGACGAGTGCGGACGTCACCGTCCGCCGGAACGGCGAGCGCCTAGTCGTGAAGGTGGAGGACGACGGCATCACTCGTGGAGGGCTAGGGCCTGGCTGGTCTTCGCGACCGCGTGGGCGCGCTCGACGGCGAACTGCACCTGCTCTCGCCCCAGGGCGGACCGATGGTCCTGATGGTGGAGATCCCGTGCGGATCGTAATCGCCGAGGACGGCGTCCGATGGGCGAAGGTCCATCCCTGACAAGAATGAGGCGGTCGGGGCCATGTCCGTGGCGGGACGACCTCGCTCGTGCTCAACAGGTTCTTGATCTGGTGCCTCTGTCCCAACCCCCGTATGGGGCCGGGACGAGCTGAGCACCGGCGACATGTGGAACTCCCCGCTGATCTCGTGGCTGCTCGTGCTTGCTGGCGTCAACACAGACCGACTGACCCCGCCATCCGGCGGTCGAACCTATGCGACTCACTACAACGCCCAAGGGCCCTCATCGAGGCCTCGATCTGAAGACGCCGGATCCGCTTCCCGGTCCCCTTTTCTTCGCCGGCCGACGGCCTCCGCGTCCGCAGGCGGGACGTGCTGGGTGGGCCTATCCAACGAGTACCAGCTTGGCGCTTGAGATGGATCTGGAACTTGTGTGCCCTTCAGGCACACCCCCAGGGACCTTCGCCCCGTCGAGCAGGGGACCCTCGGCAGTCGACGCCCGTGGATCGTCTGGCGATGCTGTCGCTCATGGATCGATACACGAGGAGCGTCCTGGTCGTAGAGTCGGTTCCCACCGAGCGCGAGCGCCTGGCCGCGGCCCTCGAGGGCGATGGCTTCCAGGTCCTGCTGTGCTCGGGCCCTACCGAGCCCGACTACACGTGCATCGGCTCGCGGAGCGGCACGTGTCCCCTCGCGACCGAGGAGGCCGTCGTCGTTCTGGACATGAGCCTGGACAGCGAGATGGTCGTGATGGGCACGCCCGCCGAGGAACTGCTCGAGATGTACCTGGGGTCGGGTCATCCTGTCCTCGCCCTCGGTTCGCGCCCGGGTGAGGAGATGCCGGGGCGGTTGCTCCGTCTTCGGCGCCACCCCGAGACCGCCCTGCTGATCGAGGCGGTCTGGCGGCTGGCATCTCCGAAGGGCACGGGACTCGCTCCCACCTCCGAACGGGACCTGCGGCCCTAAGCACCCCCTTGCCGTCGGGTTCCATCAATTCGCACAGTCGCTCCCTCCGATTGCTGCGATCCTGTCGCGCCACGTCGGGTGTTCCGAGTTCTCACCGCTCGATCGCCGTTCTTCATCTCGTCGTGTTCGGCGAGGTGCGTTGGTGGCGGGAGATGAACTCGAGATTCGCCTCTGTCAAACCGGGACGTCACCAACCGCTAACCTCGCGGTGGTAGCTCGCGTGTGAGGACGGCGAAAGGAACGGTCATGAACAAGCGATCCGCGATCGCTATCGGCGGGGGGAGTCACCGGTGCGCTGATCTCTGGCGTCGCCGGATACGGCATCCGGATCCACCAGCCCGCTCGTTGCGGCGAGCACAGACCCCGCCAAGCCGATCGTGAAGACCGAGACCCGGACGATCACGATCCACAAGAAGGCGGCCTGGGAGCTTTCGCCCCACACCGGTCTTGAAGACCGGGGGGCCCACCAGGCGCCCTGATGCCTCCGCTCGGGCGGATAGCGGTGAACCTTTACCGAGCGAGCGACTCGCCTTTGCTTGCCCTTAGATCCCTCTTCTCTAGCCTCGATGCATCCGAGGATCGAGGAGGTCGGCATGAAGAAGATCGTGTTTGCGCTCGCGACCGCGTTCGTGCTCCTGGTGCCCGCGGGCATCGCGTCGGCGGGCCAGAACGACGTGATCCGGGAAGGGTCGTGTGGCGGTGCGAGCGACTGGAAGTTGAAGGTCTCACCGGAGGACGGTGGCCTCGAGGTCGAGTTCGAGGTGGACCAGAACGTCTCGGGCGACCGCTGGCGGGTCAAGATCCGCCACGACGGCGACCTCGCGTTCCGAGGCACACGCACGACGCGGGGCGCGAGCGGGTCGTTCGAGGTCCGGATCGTCGAGAACGACACGTCCGGCTCGGACGTCTTCCGCGGACGGGCGCGGAACCTGTCGACGGACGAGGTGTGCGTGGGGAGCGCGACCTTCTAGCACCGAGGACATCCAACTCGGGAAGGGCCCGGCGATCGCCCGCCGGGCCCTTCCGTTGCCCGGTCACGGCACCCACCGCCCCTACCATGAGGGCGTGGAAGCCGCGTTCTTCGACCTCGAAAAGACGATCATCTCGCGCTCGTCCTCGCACCCTGTCTCGACCGATATACCGGGCAGGGATGGTCACGCGCGGGCAGCTCGTGCACGGCGTGTACGGGCAGCTCGTGTACGCGCTGGTCGGG includes:
- a CDS encoding PPOX class F420-dependent oxidoreductase — translated: MSVRSPEREIAPDRAAAPAAADVARIPGKYLSITSFRRDGSGVATPVWFATESDRLFVMTALGSGKVRRIRRNPFVSIAACSARGRLRGEPMTARAEILPSTEEEHVKRLIARKYRFDLLFIRPIRALQGLFHPERRHEAAAVLAITPVSS